In Spirochaetales bacterium, one genomic interval encodes:
- a CDS encoding diguanylate cyclase, translating into MKKKPEKRYSPGELERTRKNIGNLSREEAEKMTKILGGDIGEEDDPEDIKNKYLEFQSRHYRKKRFIHAGKRKKKRRHQERIDGTGRPARRRQYRKETDEKGESGDATFIDRVKLDFLCSKPEYRLKPLSGAIASLFSLFIQVPDYVNPMFIKKAHLFFYTALYNFITSIRGLFTKTRPDVMEEVAKHPLYGKVLTVIKKWDITAINLELNILRKYPYRQTVKRLSRLCRYVYEPFAILFDIEPDTHIREAIRWAYNINMSHTPEKGKIQDRIRNFYYEAIKFLPVIFHDIKRMFYPLLLKQMTNRFATYEEFLLNYRSDILGFLNLTEDQVIKPAEGNEPVSTNEETALEDKTPKPGDGEDIGEKPAQSETAGTAVNDGITLLQFLFPGAGWNRLNVYPDLYPYFQPLFRFPSGFELIPRSDPLHQVMILASIIHYLLYGFRNIKFNIVRNERLEAVSVKEKIDSLLSIWPVFVDDVIGDYYVSQLSDYCRHLEKDKKFGKTEVAEKLVNEMNSIKKTFFLPYYRMTFSKIVTGILKKPYPKLYTITEEFTPLLGRLSMEIHQQLKEKREKEKRGEKIKLKDLKCEGILNPWDKYDFGLMNPVSKRLDRLLVQRVRERDGSTKIIDRRTNANIVIYSHTLMAMLNDLVNEKTSYFYNPPDSCLFRSTGDAGTIPQYSVGLLDTEKIMQETPQKNPDKPEVEPNGKKNAIVDPVTGLYGKSALSKEVAREINDVHIHGTYFSLIFLFLPKLQSEIGKKGTSYGNEVSKTCATAIKRIVRRIIDIPFILDRDEYVVLLSKTDILKAISVARRIRNDAAGSIDMVLGSQPIYIGALQYNPKWDLDKTIKILEKVKVVVRNQPAPRIVYLDHAKNTLKAIRL; encoded by the coding sequence ATGAAAAAAAAGCCCGAAAAACGATATTCTCCAGGAGAACTTGAACGAACCCGTAAAAACATAGGCAACCTGTCCCGTGAAGAAGCGGAAAAAATGACGAAAATTCTTGGCGGAGATATCGGCGAGGAAGACGACCCCGAAGATATCAAGAACAAGTACCTGGAGTTTCAATCGAGGCATTACAGAAAAAAGCGTTTTATCCATGCCGGAAAGCGAAAGAAAAAAAGAAGGCATCAGGAACGGATTGACGGAACGGGAAGACCGGCGAGGCGGCGGCAATACAGGAAAGAAACCGATGAGAAGGGGGAATCCGGCGATGCCACGTTTATCGACAGGGTCAAGCTCGATTTTCTTTGCAGTAAACCGGAATACAGACTCAAACCGTTAAGCGGTGCGATCGCATCACTTTTTTCGCTTTTCATTCAGGTACCGGATTATGTCAATCCGATGTTCATCAAAAAAGCCCATCTGTTTTTTTATACCGCACTCTATAACTTTATAACTTCGATACGCGGGCTGTTTACGAAAACCCGTCCGGATGTCATGGAAGAGGTAGCAAAGCACCCCCTTTACGGAAAAGTACTTACCGTCATTAAAAAATGGGATATAACGGCAATAAATCTCGAACTTAATATACTCAGAAAATATCCCTACAGACAGACGGTAAAGCGGCTTTCCCGTTTATGCAGGTATGTGTACGAGCCCTTTGCAATCCTTTTCGATATCGAACCGGATACCCATATCAGGGAGGCGATACGCTGGGCGTATAATATCAACATGTCACACACGCCTGAAAAGGGGAAAATACAGGACCGGATAAGAAACTTCTATTATGAGGCAATCAAGTTTCTTCCCGTTATTTTCCATGATATAAAGCGGATGTTCTATCCGCTTCTTCTCAAGCAGATGACGAACAGGTTTGCCACCTATGAGGAGTTTCTCCTGAACTACCGGTCCGATATTCTTGGATTCCTCAACCTGACCGAAGATCAGGTCATAAAACCCGCTGAAGGAAACGAGCCCGTTTCCACGAATGAAGAAACCGCTTTAGAAGATAAAACACCAAAGCCGGGCGACGGAGAGGATATCGGTGAAAAACCGGCGCAATCGGAGACGGCGGGAACGGCGGTCAATGACGGTATCACATTGCTTCAATTTCTTTTTCCGGGTGCGGGATGGAACCGTCTCAATGTGTATCCCGATCTTTATCCCTATTTTCAGCCGCTTTTCCGGTTTCCCTCGGGCTTCGAACTCATCCCCCGTTCAGATCCCCTTCACCAGGTGATGATACTGGCAAGTATCATTCATTATCTGCTTTATGGATTCAGAAACATCAAATTCAACATCGTCAGGAATGAAAGACTCGAGGCCGTATCCGTGAAAGAAAAGATCGATTCGCTACTTTCGATATGGCCGGTCTTCGTCGATGACGTAATCGGCGATTACTATGTCTCGCAGCTTTCCGACTATTGCAGGCATCTGGAAAAAGACAAAAAATTCGGAAAGACGGAAGTCGCTGAAAAACTCGTCAATGAAATGAACAGCATCAAAAAAACGTTTTTTCTTCCATATTACCGGATGACCTTTTCAAAAATAGTCACCGGCATCCTGAAAAAACCCTATCCAAAGCTTTATACCATAACGGAAGAGTTCACCCCCCTTCTCGGCAGACTATCAATGGAAATACATCAACAATTGAAGGAAAAAAGGGAAAAAGAAAAACGGGGAGAAAAGATAAAGCTCAAGGATTTGAAATGCGAAGGTATACTCAATCCCTGGGATAAATATGACTTCGGACTGATGAATCCCGTCTCGAAACGACTCGACCGGCTTCTCGTACAGCGGGTCAGGGAGAGGGACGGATCGACGAAGATCATCGACAGAAGGACAAACGCGAACATCGTCATTTATTCACACACACTTATGGCAATGCTGAACGATCTCGTCAATGAAAAAACGAGTTATTTCTATAATCCTCCCGATTCATGTCTTTTTCGAAGCACCGGCGATGCCGGGACCATTCCGCAATATTCGGTCGGACTCCTCGATACGGAAAAAATCATGCAGGAAACGCCGCAAAAAAATCCCGATAAGCCGGAAGTCGAACCAAACGGAAAAAAGAACGCGATCGTCGATCCCGTTACCGGATTGTACGGGAAATCGGCGCTGTCGAAAGAAGTGGCGCGTGAGATCAACGACGTTCATATTCATGGGACCTATTTCTCCCTTATTTTTCTTTTTCTCCCGAAATTACAATCCGAAATCGGTAAAAAGGGAACCAGCTACGGCAATGAAGTGAGCAAGACATGCGCAACGGCCATCAAACGCATTGTCCGCCGGATTATCGATATCCCGTTCATCCTGGACAGGGACGAATATGTCGTGCTGTTGAGTAAAACGGATATTTTAAAGGCTATAAGCGTCGCACGGAGAATCCGTAATGATGCCGCCGGCAGCATCGATATGGTATTGGGGAGTCAACCTATCTATATCGGCGCCCTCCAGTATAATCCCAAATGGGACCTCGATAAAACGATAAAAATACTCGAAAAAGTTAAAGTCGTTGTACGGAATCAACCGGCACCCAGAATCGTTTATCTGGACCACGCAAAAAACACCCTTAAGGCGATTAGACTTTGA
- a CDS encoding rhomboid family intramembrane serine protease, with protein MVDYQLPKITRTVTVILIIHAVFFLLSLVIPRIIFGYFGLYWSDMPVFNLTLVYRIFTYPFVLFRVEIFGLLFFALFMWWVGSGLERSWGTRQFITFYCVTVSVSGLLCLPVIHLTGVHMGYIAGTIGITFSIIAVYAYLTPNTPFYVFGIFPIKVKWLLLVSLLFIIMEPTPSSMLYHLIIQLVTGLVAVMYVFFTQPIPVWVRPVLGGVKKGLRRIKSDIRYKLGKKKITFYRYRSPEEEEPDSPAGSSSNDETFEQKEVNRILDKISREGLDALTKEEKQFLDIVSENMRNNNMDN; from the coding sequence ATGGTCGATTACCAGCTGCCCAAAATTACAAGGACCGTCACGGTCATTCTCATTATACACGCTGTTTTTTTTCTGCTTTCGCTCGTTATTCCCCGGATAATTTTCGGCTACTTCGGGCTTTACTGGTCCGATATGCCCGTTTTTAATCTCACACTCGTCTACAGGATTTTCACCTACCCGTTCGTCCTTTTCCGTGTGGAAATCTTCGGGCTTCTGTTTTTTGCCCTTTTTATGTGGTGGGTCGGAAGCGGGCTCGAACGGTCGTGGGGAACCAGGCAATTCATCACCTTTTATTGTGTGACCGTAAGCGTTTCCGGCCTTCTCTGCCTTCCCGTTATACATCTCACAGGTGTTCACATGGGTTATATCGCAGGCACAATCGGTATTACCTTTTCGATAATAGCGGTATATGCATATCTCACCCCCAATACGCCCTTTTACGTCTTTGGTATCTTCCCAATAAAGGTAAAATGGCTTCTTCTTGTTTCGCTTTTATTTATCATCATGGAACCGACCCCGTCTTCAATGCTTTATCACCTGATTATCCAGCTTGTGACGGGTCTTGTTGCCGTTATGTATGTTTTTTTCACACAGCCCATCCCCGTATGGGTGAGGCCTGTACTCGGCGGCGTCAAAAAAGGACTCCGGCGTATAAAAAGCGATATACGCTATAAACTCGGCAAAAAAAAGATCACCTTTTACCGGTATCGGTCACCGGAAGAAGAAGAACCGGATTCACCAGCAGGATCATCTTCAAACGACGAAACATTCGAACAAAAAGAAGTAAACCGGATCCTGGACAAGATAAGCAGGGAAGGGCTCGATGCCCTTACAAAAGAAGAGAAACAATTTCTCGACATTGTAAGCGAAAATATGCGAAACAACAACATGGACAATTGA
- a CDS encoding FG-GAP repeat protein, which yields MERIGMKKRPLAVIYGMSIAAIVLGIVFGCCLFDDIPMFLTVKDLTSEDLVWKNTKTLTAQNAVANQGFGYSVDVYTGKYGTYIGVGAPEESSQTGAVYMYRKTSSGWTFIQKITPSDSSTDDYFGYCVKFTGTTLIISAPGYMSSNDGVYVYEFNGSTWQTPASLSPHGRLPLEGASHSYFGLGLAVSGDYIFIGDLNNTYFGNYGGMVYVYDADDYSYIQDLNYKDYTIEANDQFGVSLCGSDDFLFVGASGDDDGQTNAGAIYMYRNDGGGTPWTCVTKIQSPAIGLSEYYGSSLAMDGSRVLIGEPGLGGTNNQRAYLYTIVNNNDLNLLQTFQKTDNNISQYGKAVALLNDIVLISDPDYNDIEGSLSNIGKAFLYEEYKETYTELEELQIAKTTPSSADHAGFSITLKNNIFCVGIPNDDTAASESGAVLVYELTEP from the coding sequence ATGGAGCGAATAGGAATGAAAAAAAGGCCGTTAGCGGTCATATACGGTATGTCGATTGCGGCTATTGTGCTGGGAATCGTTTTCGGGTGCTGCCTGTTCGACGATATCCCCATGTTTCTGACGGTCAAGGACCTGACATCGGAGGACCTTGTATGGAAAAACACAAAGACATTGACGGCACAGAATGCGGTTGCGAATCAGGGATTCGGATATTCGGTGGATGTCTATACCGGAAAATACGGTACCTATATCGGGGTCGGGGCACCTGAAGAATCCTCCCAAACCGGGGCGGTTTATATGTATAGAAAGACTTCTTCCGGCTGGACGTTCATCCAGAAAATAACCCCTTCCGACAGCAGTACGGACGATTATTTCGGATACTGCGTAAAGTTCACAGGGACAACATTGATTATCTCCGCTCCCGGTTATATGAGCAGCAACGATGGTGTTTATGTTTACGAGTTCAATGGATCGACATGGCAGACCCCGGCGAGTCTTTCTCCCCACGGACGATTACCGCTTGAAGGCGCGTCGCATTCTTATTTCGGCCTTGGGCTTGCCGTGAGTGGTGATTACATATTTATTGGAGATTTGAATAATACATACTTCGGGAATTACGGTGGTATGGTCTATGTCTATGATGCAGATGATTATTCTTATATTCAAGATTTAAACTATAAAGATTACACTATTGAAGCAAACGATCAATTCGGCGTTTCTCTGTGCGGGAGCGACGATTTTTTATTTGTCGGGGCATCGGGAGACGACGACGGCCAAACGAATGCAGGCGCTATTTATATGTACCGGAATGACGGCGGCGGCACACCGTGGACGTGTGTTACGAAAATACAAAGCCCGGCAATCGGCCTCAGCGAATACTACGGCAGCTCGCTTGCGATGGACGGCAGCCGCGTATTGATCGGAGAACCGGGACTGGGCGGCACCAATAATCAGCGTGCCTATTTATATACGATTGTCAACAACAATGACCTCAATCTTCTTCAAACCTTTCAAAAAACCGACAATAATATATCCCAATACGGAAAAGCCGTGGCCCTTTTAAACGACATCGTTCTGATATCAGATCCCGATTACAACGATATCGAGGGCTCATTATCCAATATCGGAAAGGCATTTCTGTATGAAGAATATAAAGAGACGTATACTGAACTCGAAGAGCTTCAGATAGCGAAAACAACACCGTCATCGGCGGACCATGCGGGTTTTTCAATCACTCTGAAAAACAATATATTCTGTGTCGGAATTCCCAACGACGATACGGCCGCATCCGAATCCGGCGCCGTTTTGGTGTATGAATTAACGGAACCATAA
- a CDS encoding tetratricopeptide repeat protein, producing MRKLFFSKKILFFILIFSVIPCAGFPAQPDYEDSGLSLHILPGFTMPIGEKYGSAFDFGGTVSLLCRFSFPQLPFLFLEGGAGFGVTPLKLADDAPFDSAMMYLISPKAGVGSSFRILPNLFAGAHIHGGYYYGFLDIDTGDNSGQNPFIDIGGDIRFTPVPSMGIGLDASYRNFFGLYSDIVLNLGVSYHFQAQKSVQIFGTQNEPYKEMVYGEISFDPVFPVFFKFYDVNPIGKITVKNTGKIPMEDVKVKVFINQYMDNPKVCGELDFLKGGAEQEVFLYALFNEKVLDISEATKVQINIMTESTVAGVNYSNEEVQTLRLYDRNATTWEDDRRAAAFVSLKDPTVLRFSKNVKSMVQGKAPGALDDNFVTCMAFHSALRLFGMSYVVDPSTPYTEFSKKKAAVDYLQFPSQTLDYKAGDCDDLSILYCALLESVGIETAFITVPGHIFIAFSLDMDPAEAKKRFHYTKDFIFIDEKTWCPFEITVFNEGFVRAWQIGSKQWNDHAKSGGARLYPVREAWQTYEPVGISGKAVSISLPAAAAVVKEFGEQLERFYELYLYPRVAKLEEDIKKSKGSIRDLNALGVLYARYGFYDKAAEQFTKVLAKEDHYAVLINLGNIAFLKEDFQKALDYYTRAEKKRANDPVVVLSLARVYFELAEYRKAETSYKTLAKLDRNLADKYGYLNMAAGDDTARAAGAEAMKEAMIWSE from the coding sequence ATGCGTAAACTTTTTTTCTCTAAAAAAATTCTTTTTTTCATACTCATTTTTTCCGTCATTCCGTGTGCCGGCTTCCCGGCCCAGCCGGATTATGAAGATTCGGGGCTTTCCCTGCATATCCTTCCAGGATTCACGATGCCGATCGGGGAGAAATACGGTTCCGCCTTCGATTTCGGCGGCACCGTATCGCTGCTTTGCCGGTTCTCCTTTCCCCAACTCCCCTTCCTGTTTCTCGAAGGGGGAGCGGGATTCGGGGTCACACCCCTCAAACTCGCCGACGACGCCCCGTTCGACAGCGCGATGATGTACCTCATATCGCCCAAAGCGGGAGTCGGAAGCAGTTTCCGCATCCTTCCGAACCTGTTCGCCGGCGCGCATATCCACGGCGGATACTACTACGGATTTCTCGATATCGATACGGGTGACAACAGCGGACAGAATCCCTTTATCGATATCGGGGGTGATATCCGGTTTACGCCGGTTCCTTCGATGGGTATCGGTCTCGACGCCTCTTACCGTAATTTCTTCGGACTGTATTCCGATATCGTGCTCAATCTCGGTGTCTCGTATCATTTTCAGGCGCAAAAAAGCGTGCAGATTTTCGGTACGCAGAACGAACCTTATAAGGAAATGGTATACGGCGAGATTTCATTCGACCCCGTGTTTCCCGTTTTTTTCAAGTTCTATGACGTGAATCCGATCGGAAAAATAACGGTAAAAAACACGGGAAAAATACCCATGGAAGACGTAAAAGTGAAGGTTTTTATCAATCAGTATATGGACAACCCGAAAGTGTGCGGGGAACTGGATTTCCTGAAGGGTGGGGCGGAGCAGGAGGTGTTCCTGTACGCCCTGTTCAACGAAAAAGTACTCGATATTTCGGAGGCGACAAAGGTCCAGATCAATATCATGACCGAATCCACCGTCGCCGGCGTCAATTACTCGAACGAGGAAGTCCAAACCTTGAGGCTTTACGACCGGAACGCGACGACCTGGGAAGACGACAGGCGCGCCGCCGCGTTCGTCAGTCTCAAGGACCCCACTGTGCTCAGGTTTTCGAAGAACGTTAAAAGCATGGTCCAGGGCAAGGCCCCCGGTGCGCTCGACGACAATTTCGTCACCTGCATGGCCTTCCACAGCGCACTCAGGCTGTTCGGTATGAGTTACGTCGTCGATCCCTCGACCCCCTATACCGAGTTTTCCAAGAAAAAGGCGGCTGTCGATTACCTCCAGTTCCCCAGCCAGACCCTCGATTACAAGGCCGGTGACTGCGACGACCTCTCCATTCTCTACTGCGCGCTTCTCGAATCGGTCGGCATCGAGACGGCTTTTATCACCGTTCCCGGCCATATCTTTATCGCCTTTTCCCTGGACATGGACCCGGCGGAGGCGAAAAAACGCTTCCATTATACAAAGGATTTCATCTTTATCGATGAAAAGACATGGTGCCCCTTCGAGATCACCGTTTTCAACGAGGGATTCGTCAGGGCGTGGCAGATCGGCTCGAAACAATGGAACGACCACGCCAAATCGGGCGGGGCCCGGTTGTATCCAGTTCGCGAGGCGTGGCAGACATACGAACCGGTCGGGATTTCGGGCAAGGCGGTATCCATCTCCCTTCCGGCCGCAGCCGCGGTGGTGAAGGAGTTCGGCGAACAACTCGAACGCTTTTACGAGCTGTACCTCTACCCGAGGGTCGCGAAACTCGAAGAGGATATCAAAAAATCGAAAGGAAGTATCCGGGACCTGAACGCCCTCGGCGTCCTCTACGCGCGATACGGCTTCTATGACAAGGCTGCCGAGCAGTTCACGAAAGTCCTCGCAAAAGAAGACCACTACGCGGTCCTGATCAACCTCGGCAATATCGCCTTTCTGAAAGAAGATTTTCAAAAAGCGCTTGATTACTATACACGCGCAGAAAAGAAACGGGCGAACGATCCCGTGGTCGTTCTCAGCCTGGCGCGCGTCTATTTCGAGCTTGCCGAATACAGAAAGGCCGAAACCAGTTACAAAACCCTCGCGAAGCTGGACAGGAACCTGGCGGACAAATACGGGTATCTCAATATGGCCGCCGGCGACGATACCGCCCGCGCCGCGGGAGCCGAAGCGATGAAGGAGGCAATGATATGGAGCGAATAG
- a CDS encoding tetratricopeptide repeat protein has translation MKYNVFTGLLFLLLMTAVTVAAQSGGITKTGASLDISLLPEATIPILGSGDIFEIGVGGRVAVRFSPVPLFFFDFEGGYNFSPVRAEMSASRQWGGVGGGIGFTVSPGLTAGVVAGGGGFYTFVNEDPEQNGGHGYAGGGVFLDWKMFNPLHLKGEVGYRYFFGYAHELSVSIGLSYAIDFVIIKALEQGAVTIGPVFPVLINTYDNTPVGSTVIRNKEKSPVKDLSVSLYIPAYMDKAVKCADIKQLDGGESIEVALSGKFRDNLMGVEELSKAKTEIRVSYSYEGNKVSEVFRGSAVIHNRNNILWDKPSKLGLFVTSGDPRVSAFALKASEIPGNTNINNIDTVICKAMILFESLNIRGIASTGEYHISKTGGEQLDTVLYPYQVLETGVCNADEAVFLYCALLEAAGIPSAIIRFQDRIMPAFLLSDSAAKADKIYSHPGDLIVREEGVFLPVDTSVMDSGFLRALQSGVMAWNNASRNAVLLPIEAMQREFPPPPLTGSAGETGIPSAEALAAAFGKRLDEFVAYEMAPRVEKLEADAAKAKNSAVVRNRLGVLYAEYGRLEKAMEIFNAIVLKEEYVPALINMGTAYYMKDELIKAIPYFERALKMAPLEPVVLLSLAIINHRLENYGNAREAYKKLQSIDPELAEQYSYIELKGDEARLAAEVSREREKIIWISE, from the coding sequence ATGAAATATAATGTATTCACGGGACTTTTATTTTTATTACTCATGACAGCTGTGACGGTTGCCGCGCAAAGCGGCGGGATAACGAAAACCGGGGCTTCACTCGATATTTCCCTGCTTCCCGAGGCCACCATTCCGATATTGGGGTCGGGCGATATTTTCGAAATCGGCGTCGGCGGCAGGGTTGCCGTCCGCTTTTCTCCTGTTCCACTTTTCTTTTTCGATTTCGAAGGCGGCTATAATTTTTCGCCCGTCAGGGCGGAGATGAGCGCTTCGCGGCAATGGGGAGGGGTCGGCGGCGGAATCGGTTTTACGGTATCTCCAGGCCTGACGGCCGGCGTCGTCGCCGGGGGAGGGGGGTTTTACACCTTTGTCAATGAAGACCCGGAGCAGAACGGCGGCCACGGTTATGCGGGGGGCGGTGTGTTTCTGGACTGGAAGATGTTCAACCCGCTCCACCTGAAAGGCGAGGTCGGCTACCGTTATTTTTTCGGCTATGCCCATGAACTATCCGTATCGATCGGTCTGTCATATGCCATTGACTTCGTTATCATAAAGGCGCTCGAACAGGGGGCCGTGACGATCGGTCCGGTATTCCCCGTCCTCATCAATACCTACGACAACACGCCGGTGGGAAGCACCGTGATCCGGAATAAGGAAAAATCGCCGGTGAAAGACCTTTCCGTTTCCTTGTACATACCGGCATATATGGACAAAGCAGTAAAATGTGCGGACATCAAACAGCTTGACGGCGGAGAAAGCATCGAGGTCGCCCTTTCGGGAAAATTTCGCGACAATCTTATGGGAGTCGAAGAGCTGTCAAAGGCGAAAACGGAGATCAGGGTATCGTATTCCTATGAAGGAAACAAGGTTTCGGAGGTTTTCAGGGGCTCGGCGGTCATCCATAACAGAAACAATATCCTGTGGGACAAACCCTCCAAACTCGGATTGTTCGTTACCTCAGGGGATCCCCGTGTTTCCGCCTTTGCCCTCAAGGCAAGCGAAATCCCGGGCAATACGAATATCAACAATATCGATACGGTGATCTGCAAGGCGATGATCCTTTTTGAAAGCCTCAACATCCGCGGAATAGCCTCGACAGGCGAGTATCACATTTCAAAAACGGGCGGCGAACAGCTCGACACGGTGCTGTATCCATACCAGGTTCTTGAAACCGGGGTGTGCAACGCCGACGAGGCCGTCTTCCTGTATTGCGCCCTGCTCGAAGCCGCGGGGATTCCTTCGGCGATCATCCGGTTTCAGGACCGGATCATGCCCGCGTTCCTTCTCTCAGACAGTGCGGCTAAAGCGGACAAGATCTATTCACACCCCGGCGACCTGATCGTGCGGGAGGAGGGCGTCTTTCTGCCCGTGGATACATCGGTCATGGATTCCGGGTTTCTCAGGGCCCTTCAATCAGGGGTAATGGCATGGAACAACGCGAGCCGGAACGCGGTATTGCTTCCCATTGAGGCGATGCAGCGGGAATTCCCGCCGCCGCCTTTAACCGGGAGCGCGGGGGAGACGGGAATCCCTTCCGCCGAGGCACTCGCGGCCGCCTTCGGGAAACGGCTCGATGAGTTTGTCGCCTATGAGATGGCCCCCCGTGTCGAAAAACTCGAGGCTGATGCGGCGAAGGCGAAAAACTCGGCAGTCGTCAGAAACCGGCTCGGCGTTCTCTATGCCGAATACGGCCGGCTCGAGAAGGCCATGGAAATTTTCAACGCGATCGTCTTGAAGGAAGAATATGTCCCCGCCCTCATCAATATGGGGACGGCTTATTATATGAAAGACGAACTGATCAAGGCGATCCCCTATTTCGAGCGCGCCCTCAAGATGGCGCCCCTCGAGCCGGTCGTTCTTCTCAGCCTCGCGATTATCAACCACCGGCTGGAAAATTACGGAAACGCGCGGGAAGCCTATAAAAAGCTCCAGAGTATCGATCCCGAACTCGCCGAACAGTATTCGTATATCGAACTCAAGGGCGACGAGGCGAGGCTCGCCGCGGAAGTTAGCAGGGAACGGGAGAAAATAATCTGGATCAGTGAGTGA